The following is a genomic window from Prevotella nigrescens.
GATAAACGCTCGAAACATCAGCTACACAGCGAATTAGACGATATAAAAGGAATCGGAAGCAAAAGTAAAGAACAGCTATTGCAGCGGTTTAAGACTGTAAAAAAAATTAAAGAGGCTGATATTCAAGAACTTACAGAAGTTATTGGCAGCACGAAAGCAATGCTGTTATACAATTATTTCCACTCAAAGCCCTAATAATCAAAATAAAATAAGTACATTTGCGATATGAGAATTGTAGTTCAACGTGTAAAGCACGCATCGGTAACCATCGATGGAAACATAAAATCGGCTATCCAAAATGGCTTGCTCATTTTACTCGGAATTGGCGAAAACGACGACGAAAGCGACATTAAATGGCTTGTAAACAAGGTTGCAAGTCTGAGAATCTTCGACGATGAACAAGGCGTAATGAACAAAAGCGTGATGGATATAGGCGGCGAAGCCCTTGTTGTTTCGCAGTTTACGCTTATGGCAAGCTATAAAAAAGGAAATCGTCCAAGCTATATTCACGCTGCCAAACACGAAAAATCTATCCCTCTCTACAAGCGTTTCTGCGAAGAATTGAGCCGTGCTATGGGCAAGTCTGTGGGCGAAGGAGAGTTCGGTGCCGACATGAAAGTGGAATTGCTGAACGACGGTCCCGTTACAATATGTATGGACACTAAAAACAAAGAATAACAAAATGCACGACGAATTAAGCATCAAAGAAGCGCAAAAGCTCGTCGATAAATGGATTCACGAGTATGGTGTGCGTTACTTCAGCGAGCTCACCAACATGGCTTGCCTTACCGAAGAGGTGGGCGAACTGGCGCGTGTAATGGCTCGTACCTACGGCGACCAGAGTTTCAAGGAAGGCGAAAAGCACAATATCGGCGAAGAAATGGCAGATATTCTGTGGGTTCTGATGTGCTTGGCAAACCAAACGGGCGTAGACCTTACGGAGGAACTACAAAAGAGTTTCGACAAAAAGACAAAGCGAGACAAAGACAGACACAAGCAAAACAAGAAGCTAACGAAGGCGGAAACGCCCGAAAAAACAGAAGAATCATAACAAAAAACCAAAAACGAAGTATTATAATAAACAAACAATAAGACATTATGCAAAACAATAAAGGTAACATTCAAACTACCAGTAAGTACGATGAAATGCTGAAACAATACAACCTTGACATTACAGACGAGGAAGTAAAGGCAGCAGTAAAAAAGATTATTGAAGAGAAAGTACCTGAGAACGACACCTTAGACGTTAAGAAATTCCTTCTCGGAAGTGTCGAATTAACTACTCTCAAGACCACAGACACAGAAGAAGAAGTGCTCGCAATGGTCGAGAAAGTGAACAAATTTGCACAGGAATACCCTACTCTTCCACACGTTGGAGCTGTTTGTGCTTATCCGTGCTTCACAAAACTCATTGCCGATAGCTTAGAAATAGATGGTGTAGACATAACAAACGTAACAGGAAACTTCCCATCTTCTCAAACATTCCTCGAAGTTAAGACCATCGAAACGGCACTTGCCATCAAGGACGGTGCCACACAGATAGACATTGTATTGCCTGTGGGCAAGTTCCTTTCGGGCGATTACGAAGATGTCTACGACCAAATCAGCGAACTGAAGCAGACCTGCGGCGACATACCTATGAAGGTTATCCTCGAAACAGGCGACCTCAACAACGTCCGAAACATAAAGATTGCTGCCCTACTCTCTATGTTTGCAGGTGCCGATTATATCAAGACAAGCACCGGTAAAGAGAAGATTAGCGCAACTCCGGAGGCTGTTTACGTGATGTGCACGGCGATTAAGGAGTTCTACGACAAAACCGGCGTACAGATAGGACTAAAGCCTGCGGGCGGCATAAACACCGTTATGGACGCCATTATCTTCTATACCATCTACAAAGAAGTTCTCGGCGAGAAGTGGCTCACCAACTATTGGTTCCGCCTTGGCACCAGTCGTCTCACCAATTTGCTGCTCAGCGACATTGAAGGCAAAGAGGTTAAGTTCTTTTAAACCTCCGTTCAAACAATACAAAAATCCTGATTTCAACGCAGAAATCAGGATTTTTTATTTCTTAAATTCAATAGAACGGCATTGCTTTATATATACATTCATCAGAAGAAACGATAACATTGCAGTTGGTCTTATTGAGGTTCCATAAAGCCAAAAATACAGCAATGTTTCCCACTATATAAGCAGAAAAACTGTAAAAAGTATGTAAATATTTTTCACAAGAATATCTATTACTTAACTACCTTATTATCAATACTTTCCAAAACCTATTGTTTTACATTCTAAAAGCGTAGGTTTTGCACGGTAAAAGCGGCTCTTTTGCAACGCAAAACCTACGCTTTTGCAATGCCAAATCGAAATTACCATTTTTCTCACGAATTATCTTTACAAAACGAACGTAAAATACCGTTATTGCCATTCCTGTATGGCGTAGTTGCATTCGTGTATTCAACTGCCACATTAAACGGATAATTCTTACTGTCTTATTAGAATGGTTGCCTATAAAAAACATCTGCGGGACAACCCTTAAACAGGCTATCCCGCAGACACTTTACTATATTTGCAATTGTTTTAGTTCTTCCGTTGAATCACAAAATCCAAGTAAGCCTTCAGCGCACGGGCTATTGCTCCATCGTGTACGCAGTTTGAAACGAACTGAAAAGCCTCGCTGTGAAACTCCAACATCTTCTTTTCTGCATATTCTATACCCCCACTTTCTTTTGCAAAAGATACCAATTGGGCGATTTCATCGGCATTTACCGTACCTTCTTTCACCTTCATTGCCAACGCCATCATTTGCTTGTTGCCTGTCGATTTCAACGCATAAATAACAGGAAGCGTCAGCTTTCCTTCCAACATATCGTTGCCTGTGGGTTTTCCTATCTCGGTTGAATCGTAGTAATCGAATATGTCATCGCGTATCTGGAAGATAATTCCGATGCGTTGTCCGAACAGTCTTGCAGCCTCAACATCGCTTTCCAATGCGTTGCCAGCCTTTGCGCCAATCGCCGCACACGCCTCAAACAGAGCCGCCGTCTTCTGGTTTATTACCTGATAATATACTTCTTCCGATATTTCCTGATTAGAAATGTTGGTCAGCTGCAATATTTCACCGTTGGAAAGCGTGCGCCCCAACTCTGCAAGGTCGCGCACAATGTCTTCCGACTGCGTATAAGCCACATTCAGCAGTGCCGTAGAAAGAATGTAGTCGCCCACCAACACTGCCACCTTGTTGTTATAAGTGGCATTCACCGATGCCTGTCCTCTGCGCTCTCCGCTTTCGTCCACCACGTCATCGTGCACCAGACTGGCAGTGTGCAGCAACTCCAATCCAACGGCAGCGTGCTGCGCCACGAACGTAACTTCGCCGAAATTCTTTGCCATCAGCAACATCAGCATTGGGCGCATACGCTTTCCTCCCCTGTTCCGTATATGCTCCAACGCACTCGAAAGCAGCCCTTCTTCGTGCATTAACGCTTTGTTAAACAGTGAGATAAAGTCGTTTAATTCCTGACTAATCGGTTCTTTTATAATCGACAGATAATCCATTCAAAAATTATTTTGATACAAAAATAATGAATAATATCGGTAATTATGGCATTTTTTTAGTAATTTTACCCTTAAATAATATTTTTACAATGGACAAACTGTTTCTCATCGACGCTTACGCACTTATCTATCGGTCGTATTATGCCCTCATCAGAAATCCGCGTATCAACTCAAAAGGAGTGAATACATCGGCTATTATGGGTTTCTGCAACACGCTGAACGAAGTGCTGACAAAGGAAAATCCCACACACATTGCCGTGGCTTTCGACCACGGACTCACCTTCCGACACGAGGCATTCCCCGAGTATAAGGCACAAAGAGAGGAAACACCCGAAGACATAAAGCTGTCTGTTCCCTACATAAAGCAAATTCTTGAAGCCATGCGCATACCTATCCTGCAAGTCGATGGCTTCGAGGCGGACGACATTATCGGTACGGTGGCAACGCTGGCAGGCAGCAAGGGCATTACCACTTTTATGCTTACGCCCGACAAGGACTACGGTCAGCTTATCCGAGAGAACGTCTATATGTATCGTCCAAGGCATGGCGGAGGGTACGATGTGGTGGGTATGAACGAAGTTGAAGACAGATACGGTATCCCTACCCCAGCCCAAGTAATCGACCTCTTGGCACTTATGGGCGACTCTGCCGACAACTTTCCGGGTTGTCCGGGTGTGGGCGAGAAGACCGCTGCAAAGCTTATCAACCAGTTTGGGTCTATCGACAATATGCTCGAACATACCGACCAGATAAAAGGAAAGCTAAGAGAGAAAGTGGAAGCTGCCGTCGATGACATAAAGATGTCGAAGTTCCTGGCAACCATTCGCACCGATGTTCCAATCAATATGGAATGGGACGAACTGAAGATAGAACAGCCCGACGAAGACAAGCTACGCGAAATCTTCACCGAATTGGAGTTCAAAACACTCCTTAATAAATTTGTTAAAGGTAATCAAAAAGCGCAAAAAAGCGATAATTTGCAGCTCAATTTATTTGCAGAAAATGCGCCCGAAGATGCAGGCGACGCAAAAAAAGCCCCTTCCTGCAGCCTTTCAGCAGTGCCACACAATTACAAACTAATTGAGAATGAGCAAGAAGCGCGTAATGTTTGTGATTATTTCTTTACAAGAGAGTTCCTATGTTTAGACACAGAAACCACGTCGGCGGACGCCATCGATGCAGAATTGGTGGGTTTAAGCTTCTCGGTTGCCGAAAAAGAGGCATTCTATGTAGCCGTTCCTGCTAACCGTGAAGAAGCCTTAAAGATAGTAAATATATTCAAACCACTATACGAAGACGAGTCAATTCTGAAGATTGGACAGAACATTAAATACGATTACGAAGTTCTGCACAAATATGGCGTAACGTTAAAGGGCAAGTTGTTCGACACGATGATTGCACACTATCTTATCCAACCCGAGCTTCGGCACAACATGGACTACATGGCGGAAACGCTTTTGAACTATAAAACCATTCCAATAGAAAGCCTTATCGGTGCCAAAGGGAAGCAACAACAGAAGAACATGCGCGACCTGCAGCCGAGCGAAATCTACGAGTACGCTTGCGAAGATGCCGATATTACGCTGCAGTTGAAGCACGTGCTCGAACCGAAACTGAAGGAAGTGGAAGCCGAAAACCTATTTTGGAACATAGAAATGCCGCTCGTGCCCGTGCTCGCCGATATGGAACTGCACGGCGTACGCTTAGATACGGCTGCCTTAGAAGAAACTTCGCGCATCTTTACGCAACGCATGAACCAATACGAACAGGAAATATACGAACTCGCAGGCGAAAGTTTCAACATCTCAAGTCCCAAGCAGGTGGGCGAAATGCTGTTCGGAAAGTTGCAGATAATGGAGAAACCGAAGAAGACAAAGACAGGACAGTATGTTACAAGCGAAGAAGTATTAGTGAGTTTGGAGAACAAACACCCCATTGTACATAAGATATTGGAATACAGAGGCATTAAAAAGCTGCTCAGCACCTATATCGATGCTTTGCCAAAACTTATCAAACCCGAGACAGGACATATACACACGTCGTTCAATCAGGCACTTACGGCAACGGGCAGACTGTCGTCGAGCGACCCAAACTTGCAGAATATCCCCGTCAGAACAGACGACGGCAAGGAAATCCGCAAGTGTTTCATACCCGAATCTGGCTGCGAGTTCTTCTCTGCCGACTACAGTCAGATAGAACTTCGTATCATGGCGCACCTCTCGGAAGACGAAAACATGATGGAAGCCTTCCGCAAAGGGTTCGACATTCACCGTGCTACGGCTGCCAAAATATGGCACGAAGATATGGAAAACGTAACCGACACACAGCGAAAGAAAGCCAAACAAGCCAATTTTGGCATCATCTACGGCATTACTACTTACGGTTTGGCACAGCGAATGGACATTCCGAACGGCGAAGCAAAAGAGCTGATAGACGGATACTTCAACACTTTCCCGAAGGTAAAGGCTTATATGGAGCGTGCGAAAGAAGAAGCACGGAAGAAGGGTTACGCCGAAACCATCTTCCACCGTCGCCGTTACCTTGCCGACATCAACAGTCGGAACGCAACTGTAAGGGGGTTTGCCGAGCGCAATGCCATCAACGCCCCTATACAAGGTTCGGAAGCCGACATCATAAAGGTGGCTATGGTGCGCATCTGGCAACGTTTCAAGCGCGAAAACATACGCTCGAAAATGATTTTACAGGTACACGACGAACTCAACTTCTCGGTATTTCCCGACGAAAAAGAACGAGTAGAGCGCATCGTGATAGAAGAAATGCAGAATGCCTACCCGCTCAACGTTCCCCTGATAGCCGATGCTGGTTGGGGAGAAAATTGGCTCGAAGCGCACTAAAATGGTGTAAATATTTTTCGCAAGCGCATCTATTGCGTAACTATCTTGTTATCAGCGCATTGCAAAACCTATTGTTTTGCATTCCAAAAGCGTAGGTTTTGCACGGTAAAAGCGGCTCTTTTGCAACGCAAAACCTACGCTTTCGCAATGCCAAATCGAAATTACCGTTTTTCGTTGGAATTATTTTTACAAAATTAAAGCGATTTCCACGGATTCATTTAAAGGTTCCTAGATTTCCTAAGAATACTAGAAATACTATTTGGAAAAACTTTCCTCGATAAACGAATTTTATGGGTTTGGCGCGCAAATCGTAATCATTCTCATTATTTTGTAGTAACTTTGCCTACGTAAAAGATAAGTATGGATATACAAGAATATGAAATAATGGCACCTGTTGGCTCACGCGAAAGTCTCGCAGCAGCCATTCAGGCAGGAGCAGGCTCTATATACTTCGGTATTGGGCAGCTTAATATGAGGTCGCATTCTGCCAATCACTTCACCATAGAAGACTTGAAAGAGATTGCAGAAACGTGCAACGAACGAGGCATAAAGACCTATCTCACGGTAAATACCGTTATTTATGGCGAAGACATCAACGCTATGCGCGAGATTATTGATGCGGCAAAGGCTGCCAATATCACCGCCGTCATCGTCAGCGACGTAGCCGTCATGGTGTATTGTCGCCAAGTGGGTATGGAAGTACACCTGTCTACACAACTCAATATATCGAACATCGAGGCGTTGAAATTCTATGCGCAGTTTGCCGATGTGGCAGTGTTGGCACGCGAACTGAATATGGAACAGGTGGCAGAAATATACCGACAGATTGAAGAACAGGACATTCGCGGCCCTCGTGGCGAATTGGTACGCATAGAAATGTTCTGCCACGGTGCTTTCTGTATGGCTATTTCGGGTAAATGCTACATGAGTCTGCACGACTCGAACCGCTCTGCCAACCGTGGACAATGCACACAGATTTGCCGCCGTTCGTACACCGTTACCGACAACGAAACAGGTAATCAACTCGAAATCGACAATAAATACATAATGAGTCCGAAAGACCTGAAAACCATTCGCTTCATCGACAAGATGATGAAGGCAGGCGTAAGGGTCTTCAAGATAGAAGGACGGGCACGCGGTCCCGAATATGTCTACGAGGTTGTAACGTGCTACAAGGAAGCCATACAAAGCGTACTCGACGGCACTTACACCGAAGAGAAGAAAGACAAGTGGGACGAACGCTTATCAACCGTGTTCAATCGTGGTTTCTGGGACGGCTACTACCAAGGCCAACGCTTAGGAGAATGGACAAAAAACTACGGCAACAAGGCTACGGAAAAGAAAGTTTTGGTGGGCAAAGTTATGAAATACTTCTCTAAACTCGGCGTGGCTGAAATTGCAGTGGAGGCTTCTGAGATAGAGAAAGACCAGAATATGCTCATCACAGGACCCACAACGGGCATTATGAAGTTCGATGCAAGCGAAATACGCTACGACCTAAAGCCTGTTGAAAAGGCAGAAAAGGGGTGGCGAGTGTCTGTCCCCGTGCCCGACAAGGTGCGTCCGAACGATAAGGTTTATAAACTTCTGAAGACAAATATAGAGTAAAAAACGCAAACAAAAAACGATAAATCATGATAGAACTACGACAAATTGCCAAACTGTTCCTACGTCTTACCGTAGCCGCATCGATGCTTTCGTCGGTAGCCGACCGCTTCGGAATATGGGCAAAGGAACTCTGTATGTGGGGCGATATGGACAAATTCGTCGCCTATACACAATCGCTGATACCCTATATTCCTGCCGATGTTGTGCCTGTATTGGCGTGGACAGCTACCGTACTTGAAGTTTTGTTCTCGCTCTGCCTGCTTCTCGGACTGAAATTAAAGTGGACAGCATCGCTTACAGGACTGATGATACTTGTCTTTGCCATCGCAATGGCAACGTCTGTGGGCATTAAAGCACCGTTAAACTATTCGGCTTTCACCGCTTCGGCAGCAGCTTTCGGCATACTCGCCTGCGGAAATGGTATATGGGAAGTGGATAACCTGATTGGCAACCGACGCCATAAAGGCCGTCGTATTCAGATGATTAGATAAACAAGAAACAGAATAGGAAGATGACAATCAACGAAATACAAGACGAAATAATAGAAGAATTTGCCGAGTTTACCGAATGGATGGATAAGTACCAAATACTTATCGACCTCGGCAACGACCTCAATGCACTCGACCCAGCCTATAAGAACGACCAGAATTTAATAGACGGTTGCCAGAGCCGCGTGTGGCTGCAATGCGATATTAAAGACGGTAAGCTGGTGTTTACAGCCGATTCTGACGCGCTTATCACCAAAGGTATCATTGCCCTGCTCATAAGGGTTGTAAGCGGACATACACCAAAAGAAATACTCGATACCGACCTTTATTTCATCGAACGCATAGGTTTGCATCAGCATTTATCGCCTACACGCAGCAACGGACTGCTGTCGATGGTGAAGAAAATAAAGGCTTACGCGTTGGCATTCAATATGAAAGGCGAGTGAGAAAGCTACGTACCATAGAAATGAACCGCCTCTCGCTTGAGGAATTTAAGCAGAGTCGGAAGCTCCCGCTCGTTGTCGTGCTCGACGATGTGCGGTCGCTTTACAACGTTGGTAGCGTGTTTCGTTCGTGCGATGCCTTCCGTATCGAGGCGATTTACCTCTGCGGAATAACGGCTACACCTCCCAATGCAGAAATACACAAGACGGCTTTAGGAGCTGAAAACTCTGTCGATTGGCAGTATTTCAGCAATGCTGAAGATGCTGTAACACAGCTGAAAGACAATGGTTACTTCGTTTACAGCGTCGAACAGGTAGAGGGTTCAAACGCATTGCAAGACCTTTCGGAGCATATTTCGCCCATCAATAACGATGCAACTACCCAAAAGCATTACGCCGTAGTACTCGGAAACGAAGTAAAAGGTGTGCATCAATCGGTTGTAGACCTAAGCGACGGTTGCCTTGAAATACCCCAGTTCGGCACGAAACACTCTCTAAACGTAAGCGTTACAGCAGGTATCGTGGTCTGGGAGTTTGCCCGCGCACTGCTGTTGTAAATATTTAGGCAGTATAAAAACAAAACAATCGCAACCCTACCCTATCATCATTTGCAAGTAAGCACACTTCTCTGGATTACCGAGAGTCTTACCTTTGTCGCACGAAAGCTTCACACAGTCGTGCCATTCACGGTTCTCCGTTATGCGCATTCGGGTGAGTTTAACGACAATATTCATTGGTTTCACGTTCTCAACATCGCAGGTCAGGAAGGTTCCCATGCCGTAACTGTCCTTCACACGCCCATCTACGTAGTTGTGAATTTCTATGGCTCGGTCGATGTTTAAGCCATTGCTGAACACCACTTGCTTGGTGGCAGGGTCGATGCCGAGCGACTTATACTTTGCAATAATCTTCTCTAACTGTTCTTCTTCCACGCCGCTGTCCACACGCAAACCGGTGAACATCATCGCCATACGCTTGGAAAGGTTGCTGAAGAACACTTTGTCGCCGAAGCAATCGTAGAGATAAATACCGTTGTCGCCATCGTAAACGTCGCTGAATTTGCGCATTACATTGAAGTTACATTCAAATATTCCACTCACACATTCTTCAAATTCGATAATCTGATGGCTCATTGTTCCAATGGCGATAAGGTCGTATCGCATCGCAAGATAAACGTTGCTCGTTCCTGTAAAACGCCCCGTCCAAGGGTGAAAGCCGTTATCATCGGTATAGCCACCTTGCCCGTAGACTTCCTTCATCGTACGAATGACCATATTCTGGTGGTCGAACGACATACGGCGGCGCGTACCCATATCGCCTAAAATCAACCCATTTGAAAGAATTTTACGCGTCTTTTCCACACAACGTTCATACTCTCGCTTAGGATTATAGGCGGTTATATGCCCCTGAAGATTGTGCATCAACTCCGAAACAATGCTTAAAATGGGCATCTCCCACATAATGGTAGAGTACCATTTACCACGCACTTTTACGTCTAAATGCCCTTCCTCGTCTTGCGTAACCGTAAGTTCGTGAGGGTTGAAGCGATAACCTCGAAGGAAGGTAAAGTACCATTCGGGCAGATAATACATACGTTTCTTCATGAAAGCAATCTCTTCTTCCGTGATAATCACGCTGGGCATGTATCCCAACTGTTCGTTCAGCAGCTCGGCAAACCCCTTCGGATAGACAGTTTCATTGCGGTCGAAGAATGTATATTCCACTTCGGCACGAGGATATGTCTGCAGTATGTAGTACTGACAACTGAACGTGTAAGCGTCGTTATCGGTGAAATGTTGAATTATTTGTTGCATATTCTTTCTCTAATTTCTGCCTCGTTACTAAGGCATTACCCCTTGCAAAGATAATAAAACTTAATGGATAAGTAGGCTAACTCCTATTTATTTTGTACATTTGCACCTAATATTAATGATAAAGAACTGAACAAATGCAGAATTTAGTTATATATAATACGCTGCATCGGCAGAAGGAACGCTTCCAACCGATAGCTGCTCCCAATGTAGGAATGTATGTTTGCGGCCCTACTGTATATGGCGACCCACACTTGGGACACGCCCGTCCGTCGATAACATTCGATATTTTGTTCCGTTATCTGCAACACATTGGCTACAAAGTGCGCTACGTTCGCAACATAACCGACGTAGGACACTTGGAACACGATGCTGATGACGGCGACGACAAGATAGCAAAGAAGGCACGATTGGAACAGCTTGAGCCCATGGAAATTGCACAGTTCTACACCAATCGTTACCACGACGCAATGCGTGCACTTAACGTTCTGCCTCCATCAATAGAGCCTCGCGCCACAGGACACATCATTGAGCAAGAGGAACTCGTGAAGGAGATAATGGAAAACGGCTACGCTTACGAAAGCAACGGCAGCATTTACTTCGATGTAGCGAAGTACGACAAGGACCATCGCTACGGTGTACTGTCTGGTCGTAACCTTACTGATATGATAAACAACTCGCGCGAGCTGAACGGCGTGGGCGAAAAGCGAAACCAAGTAGACTTCGCATTGTGGAAAAAGGCTATGCCTGAACACATCATGCGCTGGCCTTCGCCTTGGAGCGACGGCTTCCCAGGCTGGCATTGCGAATGTACGGCAATGGGAAGAAAGTACCTTGGCAAGCATTTCGACATTCACGGCGGTGGCATGGACTTGGTTTTCCCACACC
Proteins encoded in this region:
- the polA gene encoding DNA polymerase I, which translates into the protein MDKLFLIDAYALIYRSYYALIRNPRINSKGVNTSAIMGFCNTLNEVLTKENPTHIAVAFDHGLTFRHEAFPEYKAQREETPEDIKLSVPYIKQILEAMRIPILQVDGFEADDIIGTVATLAGSKGITTFMLTPDKDYGQLIRENVYMYRPRHGGGYDVVGMNEVEDRYGIPTPAQVIDLLALMGDSADNFPGCPGVGEKTAAKLINQFGSIDNMLEHTDQIKGKLREKVEAAVDDIKMSKFLATIRTDVPINMEWDELKIEQPDEDKLREIFTELEFKTLLNKFVKGNQKAQKSDNLQLNLFAENAPEDAGDAKKAPSCSLSAVPHNYKLIENEQEARNVCDYFFTREFLCLDTETTSADAIDAELVGLSFSVAEKEAFYVAVPANREEALKIVNIFKPLYEDESILKIGQNIKYDYEVLHKYGVTLKGKLFDTMIAHYLIQPELRHNMDYMAETLLNYKTIPIESLIGAKGKQQQKNMRDLQPSEIYEYACEDADITLQLKHVLEPKLKEVEAENLFWNIEMPLVPVLADMELHGVRLDTAALEETSRIFTQRMNQYEQEIYELAGESFNISSPKQVGEMLFGKLQIMEKPKKTKTGQYVTSEEVLVSLENKHPIVHKILEYRGIKKLLSTYIDALPKLIKPETGHIHTSFNQALTATGRLSSSDPNLQNIPVRTDDGKEIRKCFIPESGCEFFSADYSQIELRIMAHLSEDENMMEAFRKGFDIHRATAAKIWHEDMENVTDTQRKKAKQANFGIIYGITTYGLAQRMDIPNGEAKELIDGYFNTFPKVKAYMERAKEEARKKGYAETIFHRRRYLADINSRNATVRGFAERNAINAPIQGSEADIIKVAMVRIWQRFKRENIRSKMILQVHDELNFSVFPDEKERVERIVIEEMQNAYPLNVPLIADAGWGENWLEAH
- a CDS encoding polyprenyl synthetase family protein codes for the protein MDYLSIIKEPISQELNDFISLFNKALMHEEGLLSSALEHIRNRGGKRMRPMLMLLMAKNFGEVTFVAQHAAVGLELLHTASLVHDDVVDESGERRGQASVNATYNNKVAVLVGDYILSTALLNVAYTQSEDIVRDLAELGRTLSNGEILQLTNISNQEISEEVYYQVINQKTAALFEACAAIGAKAGNALESDVEAARLFGQRIGIIFQIRDDIFDYYDSTEIGKPTGNDMLEGKLTLPVIYALKSTGNKQMMALAMKVKEGTVNADEIAQLVSFAKESGGIEYAEKKMLEFHSEAFQFVSNCVHDGAIARALKAYLDFVIQRKN
- the cysS gene encoding cysteine--tRNA ligase; this translates as MQNLVIYNTLHRQKERFQPIAAPNVGMYVCGPTVYGDPHLGHARPSITFDILFRYLQHIGYKVRYVRNITDVGHLEHDADDGDDKIAKKARLEQLEPMEIAQFYTNRYHDAMRALNVLPPSIEPRATGHIIEQEELVKEIMENGYAYESNGSIYFDVAKYDKDHRYGVLSGRNLTDMINNSRELNGVGEKRNQVDFALWKKAMPEHIMRWPSPWSDGFPGWHCECTAMGRKYLGKHFDIHGGGMDLVFPHHECEIAQAVASHGEEMVKYWMHNNMITINGQKMGKSLNNFITLEQFFTGNHETLQQAYSPMTIRFFILSAHYRGTVDFSNEALQAAQKGYERLMNAIEDLKRIQTAATSDENTKKFVAALRQKCYDAMNDDLMTPAVVSNLFEACHIVNLLIDHKAQINEEDLKELSETMRLFAFDILGLVNERGANNDAREAAYGKVVDMVLDLRAKAKANKDWAVSDQIRDALAEAGFQVKDTKDGVTWKLDK
- a CDS encoding DoxX family membrane protein, with protein sequence MIELRQIAKLFLRLTVAASMLSSVADRFGIWAKELCMWGDMDKFVAYTQSLIPYIPADVVPVLAWTATVLEVLFSLCLLLGLKLKWTASLTGLMILVFAIAMATSVGIKAPLNYSAFTASAAAFGILACGNGIWEVDNLIGNRRHKGRRIQMIR
- the pncB gene encoding nicotinate phosphoribosyltransferase, translating into MQQIIQHFTDNDAYTFSCQYYILQTYPRAEVEYTFFDRNETVYPKGFAELLNEQLGYMPSVIITEEEIAFMKKRMYYLPEWYFTFLRGYRFNPHELTVTQDEEGHLDVKVRGKWYSTIMWEMPILSIVSELMHNLQGHITAYNPKREYERCVEKTRKILSNGLILGDMGTRRRMSFDHQNMVIRTMKEVYGQGGYTDDNGFHPWTGRFTGTSNVYLAMRYDLIAIGTMSHQIIEFEECVSGIFECNFNVMRKFSDVYDGDNGIYLYDCFGDKVFFSNLSKRMAMMFTGLRVDSGVEEEQLEKIIAKYKSLGIDPATKQVVFSNGLNIDRAIEIHNYVDGRVKDSYGMGTFLTCDVENVKPMNIVVKLTRMRITENREWHDCVKLSCDKGKTLGNPEKCAYLQMMIG
- the deoC gene encoding deoxyribose-phosphate aldolase, with product MQNNKGNIQTTSKYDEMLKQYNLDITDEEVKAAVKKIIEEKVPENDTLDVKKFLLGSVELTTLKTTDTEEEVLAMVEKVNKFAQEYPTLPHVGAVCAYPCFTKLIADSLEIDGVDITNVTGNFPSSQTFLEVKTIETALAIKDGATQIDIVLPVGKFLSGDYEDVYDQISELKQTCGDIPMKVILETGDLNNVRNIKIAALLSMFAGADYIKTSTGKEKISATPEAVYVMCTAIKEFYDKTGVQIGLKPAGGINTVMDAIIFYTIYKEVLGEKWLTNYWFRLGTSRLTNLLLSDIEGKEVKFF
- a CDS encoding peptidase U32 family protein; the encoded protein is MDIQEYEIMAPVGSRESLAAAIQAGAGSIYFGIGQLNMRSHSANHFTIEDLKEIAETCNERGIKTYLTVNTVIYGEDINAMREIIDAAKAANITAVIVSDVAVMVYCRQVGMEVHLSTQLNISNIEALKFYAQFADVAVLARELNMEQVAEIYRQIEEQDIRGPRGELVRIEMFCHGAFCMAISGKCYMSLHDSNRSANRGQCTQICRRSYTVTDNETGNQLEIDNKYIMSPKDLKTIRFIDKMMKAGVRVFKIEGRARGPEYVYEVVTCYKEAIQSVLDGTYTEEKKDKWDERLSTVFNRGFWDGYYQGQRLGEWTKNYGNKATEKKVLVGKVMKYFSKLGVAEIAVEASEIEKDQNMLITGPTTGIMKFDASEIRYDLKPVEKAEKGWRVSVPVPDKVRPNDKVYKLLKTNIE
- a CDS encoding nucleotide pyrophosphohydrolase — encoded protein: MHDELSIKEAQKLVDKWIHEYGVRYFSELTNMACLTEEVGELARVMARTYGDQSFKEGEKHNIGEEMADILWVLMCLANQTGVDLTEELQKSFDKKTKRDKDRHKQNKKLTKAETPEKTEES
- a CDS encoding RNA methyltransferase, whose amino-acid sequence is MRKLRTIEMNRLSLEEFKQSRKLPLVVVLDDVRSLYNVGSVFRSCDAFRIEAIYLCGITATPPNAEIHKTALGAENSVDWQYFSNAEDAVTQLKDNGYFVYSVEQVEGSNALQDLSEHISPINNDATTQKHYAVVLGNEVKGVHQSVVDLSDGCLEIPQFGTKHSLNVSVTAGIVVWEFARALLL
- the dtd gene encoding D-aminoacyl-tRNA deacylase; the protein is MRIVVQRVKHASVTIDGNIKSAIQNGLLILLGIGENDDESDIKWLVNKVASLRIFDDEQGVMNKSVMDIGGEALVVSQFTLMASYKKGNRPSYIHAAKHEKSIPLYKRFCEELSRAMGKSVGEGEFGADMKVELLNDGPVTICMDTKNKE
- a CDS encoding SufE family protein, translating into MTINEIQDEIIEEFAEFTEWMDKYQILIDLGNDLNALDPAYKNDQNLIDGCQSRVWLQCDIKDGKLVFTADSDALITKGIIALLIRVVSGHTPKEILDTDLYFIERIGLHQHLSPTRSNGLLSMVKKIKAYALAFNMKGE